The following nucleotide sequence is from Solidesulfovibrio carbinolicus.
GGAGATATTTCCGACGCAGCGGCCTTGCACGCCTTTCTTTTGGGGAACTCCTGATCTTCGGCCTGGCTATCCACTTGGCGATGCTAGGGTTGATGCTGACCCTCCCATCGGACATCGCTTGGAATGTCTTGTCGAAGATTACCCTGCCGGTGTTGCTGATCTATCCTTTGGGCACGTCCCTTTTGGGAAAGCTCATGTCATCCCGGGCCGCTCGAGAAGAGGAGAAGGTCAAAACCCTAGAAAGCGAGGAAAAATATCGCGCTCTGTACGCCTCGGTCATGGACCCAATCCTTGTCGCCGAGACGGATACAGGCATCATCGTCGAGTGCAACCCCGCCGCCGAGGAACTATTTCATCGGTCGCGCAAGGAACTGCTGGGGATGCATCAAAGCGACCTTCATCCGGCCGGGGATGTCGTTCCTCACACAAAGACGCCGCAATTCTGTCGACAAGTAGCATCCCCTGACCAAGTCCAGGAAGTCCGCTTCAGCCGGTCTGACGGCGATATCCGAACAGCCTTGGTTCGTGCCAGCGTTTTTCATCTGCAGGGGCGGGCGCTCATCTTAGGTGTCTTTCACGACATCACCGAACGCAAGGCATTTGAAGAGGCATTGATCAAATCCGAGCAAAAATGGCGTCATGTCCTGCTCAATACCCCGCAAATAGGTATCTCTCTTGACGTCAAGGCCAAGGTCCTTTTTGCCAACCAGTATTTTCTTGACCTGACGGGATGGCGCGAAGAAGAGATCTTGGGGCTAGATTGGTTTGATCTTTTCATCCCGACCGACGTTCGCGAGCAAGTCCGAAGTGTCTTTAATGCCGTCATGTCACAGCAGCACATTCATGGTTTCTCTACATATGAAAACGAAATCATGACGCGCTCTGGAGAAAAGCGTGTCATCTCTTGGGCAAACGCCCTGACTTTGGACCACAAGGGCTACGTTATAGACGTCACCTGCCTTGGCGTGGATGTGACTGAGCGCCGCAGAGCTGAGCAGGCTCTTCGAGACAGCGAAGATCGCTACAGACGCCTAGTCGAGACCGCAAACGAAGGCATTTGGTCAATCAATGCCGAGCATGTGATTACACTCGTTAACCACGCCATGGCCGAAATGCTCGGATATGAAGTCAAAGAAATAATAGGACACAAGGTAGAAGATTTCATTTTTCCAGAAGAGCTTGACCAGCATACTGAAAAGATGCAAGCCCGGCATGCCGGAGCAAGCGACATATATGAACGCAGACTGACACGCAAAGATGGATCTATTCTTTGGACTATTGTTTCTGCAAAGGCCCTAACAGACGACAAAGGAACCTTCCTCGGCGCGTTCGCCATGTTCACAAACATTACCGAGCGCAAACACATGGAGGAGAAGCTACGCGCCAACGAGTCACGTTTAATCAGCCTGGTCGAGGTTCTACAGCATCCATTCACTGAACCTCAAGAGTTCCTCGACTTTGCCCTCCACGAAGCGATCCGTCTCACAGAAAGCAAACTCGGTTATATCTACCTCTACGACGAGGAAACTGAGCGCCTCACCCTGAATTCTTGGTCAAGGGACGTCATGCATGAGTGCACAATCGTAAAACCCCATACCCACTACCAATTAAAAGGTACCGGGGTGTGGGGTGAAGCTGTGCGCCAACGATCACCTATTGTCATCAACGATTTTCAAGCAACCCATCCATTGAAAAAAGGCTACCCTGATGGCCACGCAAAGCTATATTCCTACATGACTATTCCCGTTTTCAGGGAAGGAAAAATCGTTTCTGTCGTGGGAGTCGCTAACAAGGAAGGCGAGTACACCGACACCGACATTTATCAACTCAGCCTGCTCATGGATGCTGTATGGAAGGTGCTCGACCGCGAAGAAGCCGAATCAACTCTTCGTGAAAGAGAAGCACAGTTGGCCTCCCTGAGCGACAACCTCCCCCAAGGCATGGTCTATCAGCTAGACAGTGGAACAGACGGCACCCTACGCCACTTTACCTATTTGAGCGCGGGGGTCATGAAACTCCACGGAGTCTCCCCGGAGCAGGTTTTGGCTGACGCAAATATTCTTTACAGTCAAATTATTGAAGAAGACAGGGCGGCTCTAGCTGAACGAGAAAACCAAGCTATACAAAGCAAGTCGACGTTTAGCGCTGAAGTTCGCATGAAAATGCCATCAGGCGAAATTCGCTGGCATCTTCTCACCTCAGCGCCGCGACGCATGCTGAACGCCCACACCATTTGGGATGGCGTCGAAATCGATATCGATGACCTCATGAAATCCAAGGAAGCTGCAGAGAACGCCAACCGCGCCAAGTCCGAATTCTTGGCGAACATGAGCCATGAGATCAGGACACCGCTCAACGGCGTCTTGGGCATGCTTCAGCTTCTCGAGACAGCCCCTCTCGGCGCAGAGGAAAAAGAGTATGTCGACGAGGCAATTACAGCCTCAAAACGATTGACAAATCTTCTTTCGGACATCCTTGATCTCTCACGAATTGAGGCTGGAAAACTCAACATCAGAATTGACGAGTTCTCTTTAGCGGACATGTTCGATTCCGTTGACGGACTACTCGCAGCTACGGCTCGTAAGAAAGATTTGGAACTGCGCTTCTTCCTTGATGAACAATTGCCTTCATTTGTTCTCGGGGACGAGGTTCGGCTCAGACAGATACTCTTTAACCTTGTCGGAAACGCGATAAAGTTTTCTGACCAAGGAACTATTTGCGTCCAGGCCTACCTGCTGCCATTTGCAAAAGTTGCACAAGAACGAATCTTGTTCATGGTTAGCGATGAAGGCATTGGAATCAACGACGAAATTCTTGGACTTATTTTCGAGCCTTTCTCACAGGGTGAGGGGAATTACACTCGCCGTTTTCAAGGAGCAGGACTTGGACTTTCCATTGTCAAACGACTTGTCAGTCTATTAGAAGGTGAAATTGCCATCGATAGCGCTCCAGGGCTGGGAACGACCGTTTACCTGTCATTGCCTTTTGGGGCTTCAAAAAAGGCAACCGGAGCCGTTTCTCTCCCAAATATACCTTTGTCTTCGCATCCTTCCCCTGCCCACTACAAGGTTTTGCTTGTGGAGGACGAAGACATCAACGTTGTCACTGTCAAGGCATTATTGAAAAAGCACGGCTACGCCGTCATTGTCGCCACGGACGGACAACAGGCCATAGAAGTTCTTTCAGAAAAGGACATAGACCTTGTTTTGATGGACATCAGGATGCCCATCATGGATGGCGTGCAGGCCACCTTGGCAATTCGGTCAGGAAAAGCAGGGCATGACAAAAAGGATGTTCCCATCATTGCCATGACGGCTTATGCCATGGCTGGAGACCGTGAGAAGTTTCTTGCGGCGGGAATGAATGACTACATCGCCAAACCTGTGGACATACAAGACTTAAAAGAAGTCATCAAACGAGTTCTTGGCCCCAGATGATCGAAGACCACCGGAAACTTGAAGAGAACAATCTCTAATGCTATACTATCACCATGTTGAAGTTGCTCAAGCAGGAAAAACCCTGGGCCATCCTCAAGGTTTCCCGTCGTCAGTACGAAACGAAGTGACCTTGGGTTACTGCGAACGTACCCCGCAAGAAATTTGAAGAATTACTCGCCATGCTGCCGGAAGGATTCATTGACCACTGTCACCGCGATGCCGAAGCTGAAAGGTTGGTCGAAGCGATCTTTGGAAAGGTTGAGTAGGCGATCAACGCCGCCAACGCCTACGGTCGGCAACATACGTCCCCTCTGCGGCAAGGACCTTGACGATCGGAATGTCGACTTCTTCTCCGAGTCGTTCCCATTCGTCAGCGTTCCTGGACGCGAAGATCGTGCTGAGTTCCCCGGCCGTACTCACCCCGCCGAGATAGGCGAACAGCCGCTCGCGGAAACGTGGCTCCAGGGCAGCAACAGCGACGAAACCGTCCTTCGCCGGATAGATATTGTATTCCGGCGATCCGCCGCCGAACAGTCCGCCAGGACGGGTAAGCCCGTACCTCAAGGGGGCGGCCGCCTCTAATGCGGCGTCCGACAGCACCACCTTCGCAAAGCCGCTTCGCCCAAAACGCTCGCGCGCGAACAACAGCCCAAGCGCTGTGGAAACAGCCCGCTCCGCGCCAGCCATGTCGGCCAGAAGCGTGCGGGGCAGGTTCGGCGGATACAAAAGCCCAAGGGCCGCCTGATAGGTAAGATCGTGACCAGCCACGTCGCCGCGAGGCTCCGGGTAACCAAAGATGGCAACCTGACAGAGGGTTGGGAACCTCGGGTGCAGCGTTTCCCAGTCGATATGCAGCCTGGCGAGCACCGATGGGCGGTTGGAAGTTATGAGCAGGTCGGCTCCGGCGAACAGTTCGCCGCATCGCGCTTGCCCTTCCGGCGTTTTCATGTCCAGCCGGACAAGTTCCTGCCCTGCCGCCATTTCCCGGTACCATGCGGCGCTGTAGAGTTCCATGGGATCGCCGGCTGGCGGTTCGACCTTGATCACTTCTGCCCCCATGTGGGCGAGGCGATTCGCCGCCAGGGGGCCAGGGAGATTGAGGGCAAGATTGACGACCCGAATGCCGCGCAAGATATCCATGGCTCACCGATCCTGCTCTTTTTAGCTGATCTAGTCGCTTTGACAGGATAAAGTCCAGAAGCGAAGTGCGGGCTGCAATCTGTCTTCCCTCAAAACCGTCTGGGAGGACCAAGGGAGAATCCATGGACCGCGACGCCTTGATCGTGGCGCACCGCCTGGGAGACAGCGAAGTCCCCCCGGATCAGGATTATGCCATCTGCCTGATTTCCCCCCAGGATGCGCTCGGTGTCGCCCGGCTGACCTACAGCGTCTATGGCGACCAACATCCCTTCGATTACGTTTACGATCCTTCCGAGATCGCCCAACGGTACGCCTCGGGAGCCCAGCACGCCGTGGTGGCCAAATCCAGTCAGGGCCACGTGCTCGGCATGATCGGCATCTACCGATGCTCGCCCTGGCCGCGTCTGTTTGAACTTGCCCAGCTCATGATCCTCAAAAACCAGCGCAGCAAGGGCATGGCCCGCGATCTCTGGCTTCAGGCCATGGAACGGCTGCCAGGCATGGCACAAGCCGGGGCGATTTTCGGCGAGGCCGTGTGCACCCACACCTTTTCGCAGCGCATGTGCGAAACCACCGGCATGATTCCCTGTGGCATAGCCATGGACGCCATTCCTGCCAAAGCCTATTCCGACGACTACCGGCACGGGGACCGGACGTCGCTCGTGTTGACCGTCAAGCCCATGCTCTTCACCCCGCAGACCGTCCACCTGCCCGCCGCCTACCGCGCGGCCTACGTCGACTTTTGCGCCAGGGCCGGCCTGAACAGACAGATCGAAGACTTTTCCCAAGCGACTTTGCCCGAGTCTTCGCGGGTCGAGATCATCGATTTCGAGAAAGCCGCCTGCATCAAGGTCTGGGTTCACGAGCCGGGTCGCGATCTGGAAAGGATCGTGTCCGACCTGGAACGCAAGGCCGGAGACGACGGCATCGTCCAGGTGATTTTCGATCTGGGGCGGCCGGATGCTCCGGCGGGAATAGCGGCGCTCAATTCGCGGGGCTATTATTTCGGCGGCTTCATGCCCTACTGGTTTGAGACGGACGCCCTCATGTTGCAGCGTCGCAGGTCACCGTCGTCATTCCAAGATCTTCGGCTGTACGGGGACTCAGTCCAGGCCGTCGTCGCCCTGGCCGAACGCGATCAACGCCGCGTCACGATGAGCCAGGCGGGCTGGGGCAAGGCTTCAAAGGGATAGCTTGTTTTTCGGAGGGACAGACATTTTTCGATGAAACCAGGGAGCACGTTGAAGCCCAGGTTCCCCTCGAAATCGCGAACGCACTGAATTTCCACGAGCCTTCTCCGACCCCCTGACATTCGGACATTGGGTCGCCCCGGATAACCATTTCCCAGGAATCCCAGGCCAATAGGTTATCCACCCGGTTATCCAACGAGAAAAGGGGCTACGGATTGGCTCCGTAACCCCTTGAAATCTCTGGTCGGGATGAGAGGATTTGAACCTCCGACCCCCTGAACCCCATTCAGTTCGAGCGGCTTTCCCGTAGTTTCCCGAATCATCCCAAAAGCCTTGACATCACTGACTTCCCGAGTGATTCACTCTTACCGGACTTTCCCCCGAAATACCCCCCTTTCACCTTAAAAGTGGGGACAGGGTGGGGACAGGACGGGACAGAGAACGACCCCCTGATAGTCGAACAAAAAATCAGGGACCACCCCAGGCCCATACGCCCGGAGTGGGGACAGCATTGAAATTGCAGCTTAATCCGGTCGAGCACAATGAAAAACCGGCC
It contains:
- a CDS encoding CoA transferase, yielding MDILRGIRVVNLALNLPGPLAANRLAHMGAEVIKVEPPAGDPMELYSAAWYREMAAGQELVRLDMKTPEGQARCGELFAGADLLITSNRPSVLARLHIDWETLHPRFPTLCQVAIFGYPEPRGDVAGHDLTYQAALGLLYPPNLPRTLLADMAGAERAVSTALGLLFARERFGRSGFAKVVLSDAALEAAAPLRYGLTRPGGLFGGGSPEYNIYPAKDGFVAVAALEPRFRERLFAYLGGVSTAGELSTIFASRNADEWERLGEEVDIPIVKVLAAEGTYVADRRRWRR
- a CDS encoding PAS domain S-box protein yields the protein MEFKLFTGLAHNISLLLAVALLFDVTATRWKIGEAKPRQWLVGLLLGAVGLVVMSTPWTLMQGVVFDTRSVLLGISGLFFGLIPTTIAVGITAAYRLHQGGPGAWTGVYVILASGAIGILWRYFRRSGLARLSFGELLIFGLAIHLAMLGLMLTLPSDIAWNVLSKITLPVLLIYPLGTSLLGKLMSSRAAREEEKVKTLESEEKYRALYASVMDPILVAETDTGIIVECNPAAEELFHRSRKELLGMHQSDLHPAGDVVPHTKTPQFCRQVASPDQVQEVRFSRSDGDIRTALVRASVFHLQGRALILGVFHDITERKAFEEALIKSEQKWRHVLLNTPQIGISLDVKAKVLFANQYFLDLTGWREEEILGLDWFDLFIPTDVREQVRSVFNAVMSQQHIHGFSTYENEIMTRSGEKRVISWANALTLDHKGYVIDVTCLGVDVTERRRAEQALRDSEDRYRRLVETANEGIWSINAEHVITLVNHAMAEMLGYEVKEIIGHKVEDFIFPEELDQHTEKMQARHAGASDIYERRLTRKDGSILWTIVSAKALTDDKGTFLGAFAMFTNITERKHMEEKLRANESRLISLVEVLQHPFTEPQEFLDFALHEAIRLTESKLGYIYLYDEETERLTLNSWSRDVMHECTIVKPHTHYQLKGTGVWGEAVRQRSPIVINDFQATHPLKKGYPDGHAKLYSYMTIPVFREGKIVSVVGVANKEGEYTDTDIYQLSLLMDAVWKVLDREEAESTLREREAQLASLSDNLPQGMVYQLDSGTDGTLRHFTYLSAGVMKLHGVSPEQVLADANILYSQIIEEDRAALAERENQAIQSKSTFSAEVRMKMPSGEIRWHLLTSAPRRMLNAHTIWDGVEIDIDDLMKSKEAAENANRAKSEFLANMSHEIRTPLNGVLGMLQLLETAPLGAEEKEYVDEAITASKRLTNLLSDILDLSRIEAGKLNIRIDEFSLADMFDSVDGLLAATARKKDLELRFFLDEQLPSFVLGDEVRLRQILFNLVGNAIKFSDQGTICVQAYLLPFAKVAQERILFMVSDEGIGINDEILGLIFEPFSQGEGNYTRRFQGAGLGLSIVKRLVSLLEGEIAIDSAPGLGTTVYLSLPFGASKKATGAVSLPNIPLSSHPSPAHYKVLLVEDEDINVVTVKALLKKHGYAVIVATDGQQAIEVLSEKDIDLVLMDIRMPIMDGVQATLAIRSGKAGHDKKDVPIIAMTAYAMAGDREKFLAAGMNDYIAKPVDIQDLKEVIKRVLGPR
- a CDS encoding GNAT family N-acetyltransferase produces the protein MDRDALIVAHRLGDSEVPPDQDYAICLISPQDALGVARLTYSVYGDQHPFDYVYDPSEIAQRYASGAQHAVVAKSSQGHVLGMIGIYRCSPWPRLFELAQLMILKNQRSKGMARDLWLQAMERLPGMAQAGAIFGEAVCTHTFSQRMCETTGMIPCGIAMDAIPAKAYSDDYRHGDRTSLVLTVKPMLFTPQTVHLPAAYRAAYVDFCARAGLNRQIEDFSQATLPESSRVEIIDFEKAACIKVWVHEPGRDLERIVSDLERKAGDDGIVQVIFDLGRPDAPAGIAALNSRGYYFGGFMPYWFETDALMLQRRRSPSSFQDLRLYGDSVQAVVALAERDQRRVTMSQAGWGKASKG